In a genomic window of Vigna angularis cultivar LongXiaoDou No.4 chromosome 6, ASM1680809v1, whole genome shotgun sequence:
- the LOC108342141 gene encoding purine permease 21 isoform X1 translates to MGETQEVQHPHETSFTIHMGESQEVQLSKIETQELQHSPETFFTIHMADPQEVHLRKIANEVKETHFLEDNSFHGPMNESAMSRKKMYYRWFRIVIHSALVLVCGSAATLLGRLYYEKGGKSKWMGTLVQLGGFPILLPYYFITAPKNLTTNNRIHPNQPSATMLAFVYVSIGLLLALGCYLYSVGLWYLPVSTYSLICSSQLAFNALFSYFLNSLKFTPYIVNSLVLLTISSTLLVFQNESSSDDSGSTQISKKKYVIGFIATVCASAGYGLWLSLTQLVFKKVIKRETMKVIMDMIIYTFLVGTCAIIVGLLASGEWHGLKNEMKEYETGKASYVLNLTFTAIFWQLFTIGCLGLTSEVSSLFCNAITVLRVPLVPMLAVIFFHDKMHGIKVISMMLAIWGIISYLYQQYIDDTESKNRSTSHDPKASASLEGVHKSVT, encoded by the exons ATGGGAGAAACTCAAGAAGTGCAACACCCCCATGAAACTAGTTTCACCATCCACATGGGAGAATCTCAAGAAGTGCAACTTAGCAAAATTG AAACACAAGAACTGCAACACTCCCCAGAAACCTTTTTCACCATCCACATGGCAGACCCTCAAGAAGTGCATCTCAGGAAAATTG CTAACGAAGTAAAAGAAACACATTTCTTGGAGGACAATAGTTTTCATGGTCCAATGAATGAGTCAGCAATGAGtaggaaaaaaatgtattacCGTTGGTTCAGAATAGTCATCCATTCTGCACTTGTGTTGGTGTGTGGATCAGCTGCGACACTCCTTGGAAGATTGTACTATGAAAAAGGTGGAAAGAGTAAATGGATGGGAACACTTGTTCAACTTGGTGGTTTCCCTATATTGCTTCCTTATTACTTCATCACAGCACCCAAAAATTTGACCACAAACAACAGAATTCATCCAAATCAGCCATCTGCTACAATGCTAGCATTTGTCTATGTCTCAATTGGCCTGCTTCTGGCATTAGGTTGTTATTTATATTCAGTTGGGCTATGGTACCTTCCTGTCTCAACCTATTCACTCATTTGCTCATCCCAGTTGGCTTTTAATGCTTTATTCTCATACTTCCTCAATTCACTCAAGTTCACACCTTACATAGTAAACTCTTTAGTCCTTCTTACCATTTCCTCTACCCTTCTTGTATTTCAAAACGAGTCATCATCAGATGATTCAGGTTCCACACAAATATCCAAAAAAAAGTATGTGATTGGATTCATAGCCACAGTTTGTGCATCAGCAGGGTATGGACTGTGGCTTTCCCTCACTCAGCTGGTGTTCAAGAAGGTTATAAAAAGGGAAACAATGAAAGTGATCATGGATATGATAATATACACGTTCCTTGTTGGAACTTGTGCTATTATAGTGGGACTTTTAGCAAGTGGAGAATGGCATGGTTTGAAGAATGAAATGAAGGAATATGAGACGGGGAAGGCTTCGTATGTTCTGAACCTCACTTTCACAGCCATATTTTGGCAACTCTTTACAATTGGTTGTTTGGGGCTTACCAGTGAGGTTTCTTCCCTCTTCTGTAATGCCATAACAGTTTTGAGAGTGCCTCTTGTTCCAATGTTGGCAGTGATATTCTTCCATGACAAAATGCATGGAATTAAGGTTATCTCTATGATGCTAGCTATTTGGGGAATTATATCATATTTGTATCAACAGTACATTGATGATACCGAGTCCAAAAACAGAAGCACCAGTCATGATCCAAAAGCTTCTGCATCACTGGAAGGGGTTCATAAATCAGTTACGTAG
- the LOC108342141 gene encoding purine permease 21 isoform X2, translating into MGETQEVQHPHETSFTIHMGESQEVQLSKIANGVQETNSLEGNRFRGPMNESMKSKKKLYYRWFRIAIHSVLVLVSSSAAILLGRLYYEKGGKSKWMGTLVQLCGFPIMLPYYFITAPKKLTTNNSIHPNQPSASMLAFVYVSIGLLLALDCYLYSVGLWYLPVSTYSLICSSQLAFNALFSYFLNSLKFTPYIVNSLILLTISSTLLVFQNESSSDDSDSTQISKKKYVIGFLSTVGASAGYGLWLSLTQLVFKKVMKGETFKVVMDMIIYTSLVATCVTVVGLFASGEWNGLTNEMNEYELGKASYVLNLTFTATLWQLFTISCFGLIREVSSLFSNAISALGVPIVPILAVIFFHDKMHGIKAISMVLAIWGIISYVYQQYIDDTTSENTVNSHVAKPSVPQEEVHG; encoded by the exons ATGGGAGAAACTCAAGAAGTGCAACACCCCCATGAAACTAGTTTCACCATCCACATGGGAGAATCTCAAGAAGTGCAACTTAGCAAAATTG CTAATGGAGTGCAAGAAACAAATTCCTTGGAGGGCAATAGATTTCGTGGTCCAATGAATGAGTCGATGAAgagtaagaaaaaattatattaccgTTGGTTCAGAATAGCCATACATTCTGTACTTGTGCTGGTGAGTTCATCAGCTGCAATACTCCTTGGAAGATTATACTACGAAAAGGGTGGAAAAAGTAAGTGGATGGGAACACTTGTTCAACTTTGTGGTTTCCCTATTATGCTTCCTTATTACTTCATCACAGCACCCAAAAAGTTGACCACAAACAACAGCATTCATCCAAATCAGCCATCTGCTTCAATGCTAGCATTTGTGTATGTCTCAATTGGCCTACTTCTGGCATTAGATTGTTATTTATATTCAGTTGGGCTATGGTACCTTCCTGTCTCAACCTATTCACTCATTTGCTCATCCCAGTTGGCTTTTAATGCTTTATTCTCATACTTCCTCAATTCACTCAAGTTCACACCTTACATAGTAAACTCTTTAATCCTTCTCACCATTTCCTCTACCCTTCTTGTATTTCAAAACGAGTCATCATCAGATGATTCAGACTCCACACAAATATCCAAGAAAAAGTATGTGATTGGATTCTTATCCACAGTTGGTGCATCAGCAGGGTATGGACTATGGCTTTCCCTCACACAGCTTGTGTTCAAGAAGGTCATGAAAGGGGAAACATTCAAAGTGGTCATGGACATGATAATATACACGTCTCTTGTTGCTACCTGTGTTACTGTAGTGGGACTTTTTGCTAGTGGTGAATGGAATGGTTTGACGAATGAAATGAATGAGTATGAGTTGGGGAAGGCTTCATATGTGTTGAACCTCACTTTCACAGCCACACTTTGGCAACTCTTTACAATTAGTTGTTTTGGACTCATCAGAGAGGTTTCTTCCCTCTTCTCAAATGCCATAAGCGCTTTGGGAGTTCCTATTGTTCCAATATTGGCAGTGATATTCTTTCATGACAAAATGCACGGTATCAAGGCTATCTCTATGGTGCTTGCTATTTGGGGCATTATATCTTATGTGTATCAACAGTACATTGATGATACCACGTCCGAAAACACAGTCAATAGTCACGTTGCAAAACCTTCTGTACCCCAAGAAGAGGTTCATGGATAA
- the LOC108342141 gene encoding purine permease 21 isoform X3, whose product MGETQEVQHPHETSFTIHMGESQEVQLSKIEANGVQETNSLEGNRFRGPMNESMKSKKKLYYRWFRIAIHSVLVLVSSSAAILLGRLYYEKGGKSKWMGTLVQLCGFPIMLPYYFITAPKKLTTNNSIHPNQPSASMLAFVYVSIGLLLALDCYLYSVGLWYLPVSTYSLICSSQLAFNALFSYFLNSLKFTPYIVNSLILLTISSTLLVFQNESSSDDSDSTQISKKKYVIGFLSTVGASAGYGLWLSLTQLVFKKVMKGETFKVVMDMIIYTSLVATCVTVVGLFASGEWNGLTNEMNEYELGKASYVLNLTFTATLWQLFTISCFGLIREVSSLFSNAISALGVPIVPILAVIFFHDKMHGIKAISMVLAIWGIISYVYQQYIDDTTSENTVNSHVAKPSVPQEEVHG is encoded by the exons ATGGGAGAAACTCAAGAAGTGCAACACCCCCATGAAACTAGTTTCACCATCCACATGGGAGAATCTCAAGAAGTGCAACTTAGCAAAATTG AAGCTAATGGAGTGCAAGAAACAAATTCCTTGGAGGGCAATAGATTTCGTGGTCCAATGAATGAGTCGATGAAgagtaagaaaaaattatattaccgTTGGTTCAGAATAGCCATACATTCTGTACTTGTGCTGGTGAGTTCATCAGCTGCAATACTCCTTGGAAGATTATACTACGAAAAGGGTGGAAAAAGTAAGTGGATGGGAACACTTGTTCAACTTTGTGGTTTCCCTATTATGCTTCCTTATTACTTCATCACAGCACCCAAAAAGTTGACCACAAACAACAGCATTCATCCAAATCAGCCATCTGCTTCAATGCTAGCATTTGTGTATGTCTCAATTGGCCTACTTCTGGCATTAGATTGTTATTTATATTCAGTTGGGCTATGGTACCTTCCTGTCTCAACCTATTCACTCATTTGCTCATCCCAGTTGGCTTTTAATGCTTTATTCTCATACTTCCTCAATTCACTCAAGTTCACACCTTACATAGTAAACTCTTTAATCCTTCTCACCATTTCCTCTACCCTTCTTGTATTTCAAAACGAGTCATCATCAGATGATTCAGACTCCACACAAATATCCAAGAAAAAGTATGTGATTGGATTCTTATCCACAGTTGGTGCATCAGCAGGGTATGGACTATGGCTTTCCCTCACACAGCTTGTGTTCAAGAAGGTCATGAAAGGGGAAACATTCAAAGTGGTCATGGACATGATAATATACACGTCTCTTGTTGCTACCTGTGTTACTGTAGTGGGACTTTTTGCTAGTGGTGAATGGAATGGTTTGACGAATGAAATGAATGAGTATGAGTTGGGGAAGGCTTCATATGTGTTGAACCTCACTTTCACAGCCACACTTTGGCAACTCTTTACAATTAGTTGTTTTGGACTCATCAGAGAGGTTTCTTCCCTCTTCTCAAATGCCATAAGCGCTTTGGGAGTTCCTATTGTTCCAATATTGGCAGTGATATTCTTTCATGACAAAATGCACGGTATCAAGGCTATCTCTATGGTGCTTGCTATTTGGGGCATTATATCTTATGTGTATCAACAGTACATTGATGATACCACGTCCGAAAACACAGTCAATAGTCACGTTGCAAAACCTTCTGTACCCCAAGAAGAGGTTCATGGATAA
- the LOC108342141 gene encoding probable purine permease 10 isoform X4 codes for MGETQEVQHPHETSFTIHMGESQEVQLSKIETQELQHSPETFFTIHMADPQEVHLRKIAATLLGRLYYEKGGKSKWMGTLVQLGGFPILLPYYFITAPKNLTTNNRIHPNQPSATMLAFVYVSIGLLLALGCYLYSVGLWYLPVSTYSLICSSQLAFNALFSYFLNSLKFTPYIVNSLVLLTISSTLLVFQNESSSDDSGSTQISKKKYVIGFIATVCASAGYGLWLSLTQLVFKKVIKRETMKVIMDMIIYTFLVGTCAIIVGLLASGEWHGLKNEMKEYETGKASYVLNLTFTAIFWQLFTIGCLGLTSEVSSLFCNAITVLRVPLVPMLAVIFFHDKMHGIKVISMMLAIWGIISYLYQQYIDDTESKNRSTSHDPKASASLEGVHKSVT; via the exons ATGGGAGAAACTCAAGAAGTGCAACACCCCCATGAAACTAGTTTCACCATCCACATGGGAGAATCTCAAGAAGTGCAACTTAGCAAAATTG AAACACAAGAACTGCAACACTCCCCAGAAACCTTTTTCACCATCCACATGGCAGACCCTCAAGAAGTGCATCTCAGGAAAATTG CTGCGACACTCCTTGGAAGATTGTACTATGAAAAAGGTGGAAAGAGTAAATGGATGGGAACACTTGTTCAACTTGGTGGTTTCCCTATATTGCTTCCTTATTACTTCATCACAGCACCCAAAAATTTGACCACAAACAACAGAATTCATCCAAATCAGCCATCTGCTACAATGCTAGCATTTGTCTATGTCTCAATTGGCCTGCTTCTGGCATTAGGTTGTTATTTATATTCAGTTGGGCTATGGTACCTTCCTGTCTCAACCTATTCACTCATTTGCTCATCCCAGTTGGCTTTTAATGCTTTATTCTCATACTTCCTCAATTCACTCAAGTTCACACCTTACATAGTAAACTCTTTAGTCCTTCTTACCATTTCCTCTACCCTTCTTGTATTTCAAAACGAGTCATCATCAGATGATTCAGGTTCCACACAAATATCCAAAAAAAAGTATGTGATTGGATTCATAGCCACAGTTTGTGCATCAGCAGGGTATGGACTGTGGCTTTCCCTCACTCAGCTGGTGTTCAAGAAGGTTATAAAAAGGGAAACAATGAAAGTGATCATGGATATGATAATATACACGTTCCTTGTTGGAACTTGTGCTATTATAGTGGGACTTTTAGCAAGTGGAGAATGGCATGGTTTGAAGAATGAAATGAAGGAATATGAGACGGGGAAGGCTTCGTATGTTCTGAACCTCACTTTCACAGCCATATTTTGGCAACTCTTTACAATTGGTTGTTTGGGGCTTACCAGTGAGGTTTCTTCCCTCTTCTGTAATGCCATAACAGTTTTGAGAGTGCCTCTTGTTCCAATGTTGGCAGTGATATTCTTCCATGACAAAATGCATGGAATTAAGGTTATCTCTATGATGCTAGCTATTTGGGGAATTATATCATATTTGTATCAACAGTACATTGATGATACCGAGTCCAAAAACAGAAGCACCAGTCATGATCCAAAAGCTTCTGCATCACTGGAAGGGGTTCATAAATCAGTTACGTAG
- the LOC108342141 gene encoding probable purine permease 10 isoform X5, with amino-acid sequence MNESAMSRKKMYYRWFRIVIHSALVLVCGSAATLLGRLYYEKGGKSKWMGTLVQLGGFPILLPYYFITAPKNLTTNNRIHPNQPSATMLAFVYVSIGLLLALGCYLYSVGLWYLPVSTYSLICSSQLAFNALFSYFLNSLKFTPYIVNSLVLLTISSTLLVFQNESSSDDSGSTQISKKKYVIGFIATVCASAGYGLWLSLTQLVFKKVIKRETMKVIMDMIIYTFLVGTCAIIVGLLASGEWHGLKNEMKEYETGKASYVLNLTFTAIFWQLFTIGCLGLTSEVSSLFCNAITVLRVPLVPMLAVIFFHDKMHGIKVISMMLAIWGIISYLYQQYIDDTESKNRSTSHDPKASASLEGVHKSVT; translated from the coding sequence ATGAATGAGTCAGCAATGAGtaggaaaaaaatgtattacCGTTGGTTCAGAATAGTCATCCATTCTGCACTTGTGTTGGTGTGTGGATCAGCTGCGACACTCCTTGGAAGATTGTACTATGAAAAAGGTGGAAAGAGTAAATGGATGGGAACACTTGTTCAACTTGGTGGTTTCCCTATATTGCTTCCTTATTACTTCATCACAGCACCCAAAAATTTGACCACAAACAACAGAATTCATCCAAATCAGCCATCTGCTACAATGCTAGCATTTGTCTATGTCTCAATTGGCCTGCTTCTGGCATTAGGTTGTTATTTATATTCAGTTGGGCTATGGTACCTTCCTGTCTCAACCTATTCACTCATTTGCTCATCCCAGTTGGCTTTTAATGCTTTATTCTCATACTTCCTCAATTCACTCAAGTTCACACCTTACATAGTAAACTCTTTAGTCCTTCTTACCATTTCCTCTACCCTTCTTGTATTTCAAAACGAGTCATCATCAGATGATTCAGGTTCCACACAAATATCCAAAAAAAAGTATGTGATTGGATTCATAGCCACAGTTTGTGCATCAGCAGGGTATGGACTGTGGCTTTCCCTCACTCAGCTGGTGTTCAAGAAGGTTATAAAAAGGGAAACAATGAAAGTGATCATGGATATGATAATATACACGTTCCTTGTTGGAACTTGTGCTATTATAGTGGGACTTTTAGCAAGTGGAGAATGGCATGGTTTGAAGAATGAAATGAAGGAATATGAGACGGGGAAGGCTTCGTATGTTCTGAACCTCACTTTCACAGCCATATTTTGGCAACTCTTTACAATTGGTTGTTTGGGGCTTACCAGTGAGGTTTCTTCCCTCTTCTGTAATGCCATAACAGTTTTGAGAGTGCCTCTTGTTCCAATGTTGGCAGTGATATTCTTCCATGACAAAATGCATGGAATTAAGGTTATCTCTATGATGCTAGCTATTTGGGGAATTATATCATATTTGTATCAACAGTACATTGATGATACCGAGTCCAAAAACAGAAGCACCAGTCATGATCCAAAAGCTTCTGCATCACTGGAAGGGGTTCATAAATCAGTTACGTAG